The Oncorhynchus clarkii lewisi isolate Uvic-CL-2024 chromosome 29, UVic_Ocla_1.0, whole genome shotgun sequence genome contains a region encoding:
- the LOC139388276 gene encoding RNA-binding protein 4-like — MESTDKNEAIKLFVGNLALDTSQEDLTQLFGPYGQVVTCSVLRQFAFIHLQGDGAADLAIRELNGREFRGRNLVVEESRGRPMHSTKVFVGNLSAMCSAEDLQELFQTFGKVLECDKVKARLSSSAGYAFVHMERKEDAVQAIEALHGTTFKGRPLSVELSNVQPSNPTTTTAKAPIMSHYATESPSINPHMEHHQSQAAVLAAAVAAAAGLPLQVQQSLHNSVYNTTSFDPTYAALKGMTAASATDGTPVSPAVYGALASQVYGSVADQVYDSIANQAASYQNSATSDAEGYSNQYDPTAGEAPSAQAAVNPAYGGASALYNASSAYGSMGGAEPTAQAIFEAARARFFQQGQQVLAEQQMGTKSGDRDRSPVRRSTPLLPDPVPQPFPQPRPKRRALLPTPPGRPEDPAADRDPIARCYAEYYQQVQQYQQYQQYQQQYQQYQYGYPPPAPTQMPPTMPNYQMPMQAPPPTEAHNLEAPATYAPARAYDPPPSHKEPLLRRPDYSHMPEHR; from the exons ATGGAGTCAACGGATAAGAACGAAGCTATAAAGCTCTTTGTGGGGAACCTGGCTTTGGACACCTCTCAGGAGGACCTGACACAGCTCTTTGGGCCATATGGACAGGTGGTCACCTGCAGTGTACTCCGGCAGTTTGCCTTCATCCATCTCCAGGGAGATGGTGCTGCTGATCTAGCCATAAGGGAACTGAATGGACGGGAGTTCCGTGGCCGCAACCTGGTGGTTGAAGAGTCCCGCGGAAGGCCCATGCATTCCACCAAGGTCTTTGTGGGGAATCTCAGTGCCATGTGTTCTGCTGAAGACCTGCAAGAGCTCTTTCAGACCTTTGGGAAAGTTCTGGAGTGTGATAAGGTCAAAG CGAGGCTCTCCTCCTCTGCGGGGTATGCCTTTGTACACATGGAGCGGAAGGAGGATGCAGTGCAGGCTATTGAGGCTCTCCATGGGACCACCTTCAAAGGCCGACCGCTCTCTGTGGAGCTCTCCAATGTGCAGCCCAGTAATCCCACCACGACTACAGCAAAGGCCCCCATCATGAGTCACTATGCCACTGAAAGCCCCTCCATCAACCCTCATATGGAGCACCACCAGAGTCAGGCTGCTGTACTGGCTGCTGCCGTTGCTGCAGCTGCAGGTCTGCCTCTTCAGGTGCAGCAGAGCTTGCACAACTCTGTCTACAACACAACGAGCTTTGATCCCACATACGCTGCGCTAAAGGGCATGACGGCAGCCAGCGCCACAGATGGTACTCCAGTGAGCCCTGCGGTCTACGGTGCCCTCGCCAGCCAGGTGTACGGCTCTGTAGCGGATCAGGTATACGACTCTATAGCCAACCAGGCCGCCAGCTATCAGAATTCAGCCACATCGGACGCAGAAGGCTACAGTAACCAGTACGACCCCACAGCTGGAGAGGCACCATCAGCCCAGGCTGCTGTCAACCCGGCCTATGGTGGAGCCTCGGCCCTCTACAACGCCAGCTCAGCCTATGGCTCCATGGGGGGTGCAGAACCCACTGCCCAGGCCATCTTTGAGGCAGCACGGGCCCGCTTCTTCCAGCAGGGCCAGCAGGTTCTAGCGGAGCAGCAGATGGGGACGAAGTCAGGGGACAGGGACCGCAGCCCAGTACGCCGCTCCACCCCACTGCTGCCTGACCCTGTGCCCCAGCCCTTCCCCCAGCCACGCCCCAAACGCCGCGCCCTCCTCCCAACGCCACCCGGCCGACCAGAGGACCCTGCTGCTGATAGAGACCCCATTGCCAG ATGCTATGCAGAGTACTATCAGCAGGTCCAGCAGTACCAACAGTACCAGCAGTACCAACAACAGTACCAGCAGTACCAATATGGCTACCCTCCTCCAGCCCCGACCCAGATGCCCCCCACAATGCCCAACTACCAGATGCCCATGCAGGCCCCGCCCCCGACGGAGGCCCACAACCTGGAAGCGCCTGCTACCTACGCCCCAGCTAGAGCGTATGATCCGCCTCCATCACACAAGGAGCCCCTCCTCCGCCGCCCTGACTACTCCCACATGCCAGAGCACCGATAA